TTCGGAGAGGTAGTACAGTAGCGTGGCGTTGCCGGCCAGCTCCTGAATACCAGCCTGCCCATCGAGCTCGGCGTTGAACGACGATTTGAGCATGCGCAGCGCCAGCGGGCTTTTCTCGAGCATCTTGAAGCACCATTCGAGGGTGGTGCTTTCGAGCTGCTCCAGCGGTACCACTTTGTTTACGAGGCCCATGTCGAGGGCTTCCTGGGCGTTGTACTGGTCGCAGAGGTACCAGATTTCGCGGGCCTTCTTCTGGCCCACGATGCGCGCCAGGTACGAAGCACCAAAGCCACCGTCGAACGAGCCTACTTTGGGGCCGGTTTGGCCGAAGCGGGCGTTTTCGGCGGCAATGCTCAGGTCGCACACCACGTGCAGCACGTGGCCGCCGCCAATGGCCCACCCGGCCACCATGGCCACCACCGGCTTGGGGATGGAGCGGATTTGCTTTTGCAGGTCGAGCACGTTGAGGCGCGGCACGGTGTCTTCGCCCACGTAGCCGCCGTGGCCGCGCACGCTCTGGTCGCCGCCCGAGCAGAAGGCCTGGCCGCCTTCGCCCGTCAGGATGATGACACCGATATCGGTGCGGTTGCGGCAAATGTCCATTGCCTCAATCATTTCCTGCACCGTGAGCGGGGTGAAGGCGTTGTGCACCTGCGGGCGGTTGATGGAAATTTTGGCAATGCCTTCGTAGTAGCTGAACAGGATTTCCTTGAATTCCTTGATCGGCGTCCAGGTAACTTGCTGGGACATAAAGAGTGAATTGAACTCAGCGCCCTCTGCGCAACCTGCCGGGTCTTCTGCAGGCCGAAAATCGTGGGTACGATTGCGGCCCGCAGAAGACGCAGGGGTTTTCGCAGAAGACGCCGAGGGTTTCAAGAGGAAAAAGAAGTGCGCACGGCGGCGCGGTATTGTTCGAAGAAAGCCGCGTTGGTGGCCGAATCGGTGGTGATTTCGAGCACGGCGGCGTTGCCTTTTTGGGTGGGCGCAAAGAAAACCGGCAGCGCCTTATCTAGTTCGGCAAAGGTGCGGGCGGTGTGGTAACCCAGGCCGAAGTCGCGGGCCGTGTTTTCGGCCGTTAGCTGCTGGCGCGTCTCAAAAAACTCCTCCAGCTCGGGCTGCTGACGCGGCCCATCAATCAGCCGGAAAATGCCGCCCGCGTGGTTGTTGATGAGAATAATTTTGAGGTTGGGCGTGGGGTAGTTGTGCCAGAACGCGTTGCGGTCGTAGAAGAACGCCACGTCGCCGGTGAGCAACACCACCGGGCGCTCGGGCTCGGCCAAGGCGGCGCCCACGGCCGTTGAGTTGCAGCCATCGATACCGCTGGTGCCGCGGTTGGCAAACACCTCGATGGCGCGGCCCGCCGGCACACCCAGGATGTTGGCGTAGCGCACGGCCATGCTGTTGGCCAGGTGCAGCGCGGCGCGGTCGGGCACGTGCTGCAGCGCCCGGTAAATGGCCGTAAACTCGTTGAAGGGCTGCTGCGGCTGTTGCATGAACTCCTTCAGGAAATCGGTAGCCCAGCCGTTGGCGCGCTGCCACGGCGTGGTAAACGCATCCTTAGGGGCAGCGGCTTCGTCGCGGGCCGAGCCGGGGCCTTGCCAGCTGAGGCGGGCCGGTTTGCTGCCAGTTGCAACAGCGAAATCGGCTTCGGCGGCCTTGGGCTGATCGGCCAGCAGCGCCTCGAAAAAGGCGGCCGGCTCCATGCGGATAGTGCGCGTGAGCGAGCGGAACGTATCGGCCACGGCGCCGGCCGGCTGCACGTGCCAGTGCTGCTGCGGGGCATAGTCGCGCAGGTAGTTTTTAAGGGCCTTCGAGATGAGCGACTGGCCGAAGGTGATGAGCAGCTCGGGGCGCAACGCTTCCTTAAGCCCCTGCTCCGGCACGGCCATAAACACGTCCTGCCGACCTAGGGGCGCGGTGCGCACGTCGTAGTCGGGGCCCACGGGCAGGTGCACGTTGGCAATCAGGTCGCCCACCACGGGTATTTGGTACGCGGCACCTAGGCGGCGCAGCGCCAGCAGCAGCGGCTCATCGGCGGAGTGTTGGCCGGCCACGATGAGCACGCGCCTGGTTTGGCGCAGCTGCGTGCGCAGTACCTCCAGCTCGCCAGCGGGCAGCTGCGGAGCGCCGGCCACCTCGCGGCTGATTTTTACGGCCTCGTACTTGATTTCCTCGCCCGCCGCGGGGTAAAAAGGCTCGCGCAACGGCACATTCACCTGCACCGGGCCCTGCGGAAACTCCTGCGCAATGTTGATGGCTTCGTTTACCAAACGCGCGGCGTGCCATTGCGCGTCGCGGTGCGCAAAGTCGGCGGGCAGCTCGAAAGCGGCCTTGGCGTGGCGCCCGTACAGGTTGGTCTGCCGAATGGTTTGGCCGTCGAGCTGATCAATCCACTCCGGCGGGCGGTCGGCCGTGAACACCACCAGCGGCACCCGCTGAAAGTACGCCTCGGCCACAGCCGGCGCATAGTTCAGGCCCGCCGTACCCGAGGTGCATACCAGCGCCACCGGCCTGCCCTGCGCCTGTGCCAGCCCCAGGCCGATGAAAGCGGCAGCGCGCTCATCGGGCACTACACGCACGCGCAGCTCGGGGTGGCGGGCAAAGGCAATGGTAAGCGGCGCCGAGCGCGAGCCGGGCGACAACACCACATCGGTGATGCCGTGCTGGGCACAGATCTCGGCGATGTTGTGGATGGGCTGGAGCGTTGACATGGACCGCAAAGGTAGTGGCTAAACCGTGGCGCGGAGTGGTACTCCGCGTGGCGCTGCCGACGCCAATAAAGGACCGCGCAGCACCGGATGGCGGCTGTTGGCCGCCCGCGGAGTGCCACTCCGCGCCACAGTTATTCACCATTCAGGATTCAGATAAGAAAAGGGCCATTGTTGCCAATCGGCAACCAAGCCCGCTTTTACTGGATTATGGAGAATGTAGCTGATTACGCGCTGCATTTCCTCGCCGCCTCGTCGTACGACATGGTCGTAACTTTCGTCTTGCCAGAAGGGACCGGAGCGCGCGAGCAAGGCATTGCAGCGCCGGGCGGTACGGGCTTTCAGGCTTTGTAAAGTGTGCACGAAACCAACTGTTTCATTGGCAATAGTAGCCACGAAGTGCACGTGATTCGGCATGACGCAGTAGGCCCAAAGCGTGTAGTCTTTTGGGTGCCGAAAGTGCAGGGCCTCGCCAACTACATTGGCTATTTGGGGTAGGCGAAGCCAATCAGGCCCCACAGCGGGGGCTTTGCTGTCGAGCCATGTATCTGTTTGTCCGTACGTGGGTTGCTGTCCCGTCTTGCTTTGTGCTGAGCGCCATTGTTCTAGCGCTGCCACTGGCACGGAGCCTGCGAGTCGGAAGGTAACAAACACGGTTTCGTTGGGCGGGAGGATATGCGGTAGGTTGCGACGATAATGCGTTAAGGACACAAAGCGGTAGTTAGTGGCGCGGAGTGGTACTCCGCGTGGCGCCCGAAGCGCCAATAAAATGCTTGGGATAAATGAACAGCGCGTGCCCGGATGGCGGCCCCGGGCCGCCCGCGGAGTACCACTCCGCGCCACAGCTCTGGCTGCTAATCCAGCACCGAGCCCACCGTGCGCAGCTTCAGCTCGGTTTCCTGCCACTCGCGGCTTGGGTCTGATTCAGCGGTAAGCCCCGTGCCGGCATAAAGAATGGCTTCGGTGGGGCGCAGCTGCATGCAGCGCAAATTCACGAACAGGCGCGAGATGCCTGGCGTGGGCAGGTTTACCGGACCTAGGAAACCGCTGTAGTAAGTGCGGTCGTAGCCCTCGTGGCGCTGCAAAAAGCCGAGCGCGGCTTCGCGGGGCATGCCGCCCACGGCCGAGGTGGGGTGCAGCAGGCGCAGCATATCGGTACCCAGCGTCGGGAAACGGTTGCGCTTCAGGTCGACGCGGAAATCGGTGCGCAGGTGCAGCAAGTTGCCGGCGGCTACGGTGCGCGGGCCGGTTTCGTCGTAGTCGCGCAGGCGCAGCTGCTTAAAGCAGTTCACGATGTAGCGCGCCACCAAGGCTTGCTCCTCGATGTCTTTCTGGCGCCACACGGCCGTTTGGGCGGTCATCTCCTCCGTGATGGGCTGCGTACCCGCCAGCGCCATGGTGCGGAACTCCGAGCCATCAATTTCCACCAGGATTTCGGGCGTGGCTCCCAACCAAGTGCCCGCTTGCGGCGCACTCACCAGCGACACAAATGCCCGAGGGTGCTGGCGGCAGAGCGCATCGAAAGCACCTAGGGCATCGAAACCAGCAGGCAGCGGCCGGCGCGCCGCCCGGCTCGATACCACCTTCACTACCTCGCCTGCCCGAATAGTTGCCACGCCGCGCGCTACCAAGGCTTCGTAGGTTTCGCGGTCGGCGGTGTTGGGCACCGGCTGCGGGCTTACGTGCCAAGGTAGTTCTTCGGGCGCGGTGGTGTCGTGCAGCACGCGTTGCACAGCAGCGGCTGCTTCGGCTGGCAGGGCGTGCGAAAGGCTTAATTGCTGGCCGGCCGAGAGGTCGAGCACGGCATCGGCAGGCAGCAGCATGGCCTCGGCGGTGTCGCTGTCCTGGAAAGGGTAGAAGGCAAAACCAGCCTGCGCTGTGGGCTCAAGCGAAGGCGGCAAACCCGATAAGTGCAAAGGCCGCAAACTCAGCAGCAACACCGGGGCAGCGGCATTGGGCAGGCGCCACAAGGCCACTGAGCCGTCGTGCCGCAGGGCCAGGGCGGCCAGCCGGCGTACGGTAGCGTGCGCGGCCGTTTCGGCTACTGCGGGGCTGCTCACGATTGCGCGCTTTTACCAGCCGGAATGTCAATCACAGCCATGGTGATGCGGCTGATGCACACCAAGGCGTCGGTTTCTTCGTGCCGAATCTTTATTTCCCACACCTGCGTGGAGCGGCCCACGTGGATGGCTTCGGCGCGGCCCACCACGTAGCCCGAGCGCACGCCCTTCAGGTGATTGGCGTTGATTTCCAACCCCACGCAAGCCTGGCGCGTACGGTCTACTTGCAGCACTGCGCCAATGCTACCTAGGGTTTCGGCCAGGGCTACCGAGGCACCGCCGTGCAGCAGGCCCATGGGCTGATGCGTGCGGTGGTCAACGGGCATCCGGCCTTCAATCATTCGCTCGCCCACCGCCGTGAGCTCAATGCCCAGGGTTTCGCCCATGGTGTTGCGGCACCACGCGTTGAGTTCGGCAAGGGTAGGGAAGGAGGCAGGCAGCATCGCGTATCAGCAAAAAACGGTTGGCGGCCCGCAAAGCACTACTTTCGGGCCCTTATTCAGCAAAACTACGCCCCGAAACCGCGTGGTCAAGAAAATCTACCTCATTCGCCACGGCCAGACGTACTTCAACGTGCGCGGCATTGTACAGGGCAGCGGCGTCGATGCGCCCCTCAACGAGCAGGGTTTTGCGCAAGCCGCGCAATTCCACAGCGCCTATCACGACGTGCCCTTCGATCGGGTGCACATCTCCACGCTGATGCGCACCCGCCAATCGGTGCAGCCTTTCCTTGATGCCGGCTTGCCCTTCGAGCAGCACCGTGCCCTCGACGAAATCAGCTGGGGTCACCGCGAAGGCACGCGCATCACGCCCGAAGAAGACATCGAGTACCACGGCATCCTGCGCGCCTGGCAGCGCGGCGAAACCCACCTGGCCTTTGCCGGCGGCGAAAGCCCCGAGCAGGTAGCCGCCCGCCAGCGGCCGTTTATTGAAGAAGTGCTGCGCGGCCGCCCCCACGAGGAAACCATTCTGGTGTGCATGCACGGCCGCGCCATGCGCGTGCTGTTGTGCCAGCTGCTCAATTACCCGCTCAGCGCCATGGACCTTTTCGACCACCGCAACCTGTGCCTGTACCGCGTGCATTATACCGGCTCCATGTTCACGGTGCGTTCGTATATGGATACCCAGCATTTGGGCTGATAACGATTGCATAACTTCTGGTTTGTGCCCGCGAGAAATACGGTCTATTTTTGGCGGCTTGAACCCAACTGACGACTTGAAATGGCCGAAATCATAAAAATGCCCAAGATGAGCGACACGATGACCGAAGGGGTCATTGCGGCGTGGCTCAAAAAGGTGGGCGACAAGGTAAAGTCTGGTGATATCCTGGCTGAGGTAGAAACCGATAAGGCTACCATGGAGCTCGAGAATTACGAAGACGGTACCTTGCTCTATATCGGTCCGAAAGAGAAAGAAGCCGTGCCGGTTGATGGCGTATTGGCCATTGTAGGCAAAGAAGGCGAAGATATTTCCGGCTTGCTGAGCCAAATCGGCGGCAACGGCGGCGCGGCCTCGCAGCCTGCCCCGGCACCCGCACCGGCTCCGGCCGCTGCGCCCGCACCAGCCCCCGCAACGCAGGCCGCTGCGCCGGCCCCGGCCGCCGCTACCGCCACTGCCAAGCCCGCTGCCGGCAACGGCAAAAAGGCCACGGTGGTGCGCATGCCCAAAATGAGCGACACCATGACCGAGGGCGTAATTGCCTCGTGGCTCAAAAAGGTGGGCGACAAAGTAAAATCAGGCGACATTCTGGCCGAAGTGGAAACCGACAAGGCCACCATGGAGCTGGAAAACTACGAAGACGGCACCCTGCTGTACATCGGCCCGAAGGACGGCGAGTCGGTACCCGTTGACGGCGTGCTGGCCATTATCGGCGAAGAAGGAGCCGACGTTGACGCCCTCCTAGGTGGCGGCTCGGGCGGCAGCCAGCCGCAGGGCGGCTTTACGCCCACCGCCGCCGGCGAAGGCGAGCAGGCCGACGCCAAAGCCAACTCGGAGCTGGAAGACGCCAAAACCGACCGCGACATTCAGGCCCGTGCCGAGGCTACCGGTCAGTCGTCGGGTGGCGTGGCGGTGCCGGCTGGCTCGCAAGGCCAGGCCGCTTCGCAAGGCGCACCCCAGGGCGGCCGCGTGTTCGTGTCGCCGCTGGCGAAGCGCATTGCCCAGGAGAAAGGCATCGACCTGAGCACCGTGAAGGGCTCGGGCGAAAACGGCCGTATCGTGTCGCGCGACCTGGAGAACGTGCAGCCCGGCGCCCAGCCCCAGGCAGCTCCGGCTCCGCAAGCTGCCCCCGCTGCAGCACCGGCACCTGCCGCCCAAGCTGCACCGGCCGCTGCGCCTGCCCCGGCTGCTCCTGCTGCCGCCGAAGGCACCTACACCGAAACGCCGGTGACGCAGATGCGCAAGGTGATTGCGCGCCGCCTGGCCGAAAGCAAGTTCTCGGCGCCGCACTTCTACCTCACGATGGAAATTTCGATGGACAAAGCCATCGAAGCCCGTCAGCGCCTCAACGAATTGTCGCCGGTGAAGCTGTCGTTCAACGACATGGTTATCAAAGCCTCGGCCGTGGCTCTGAAGCAACACCCCACCATCAACTCCTCGTGGCTCGGCGACAAGATTCGCCAGAACAAGGTGTACAACATTGGTGTGGCCGTTGCCGTGGACGAAGGCCTGCTGGTGCCCGTAATCCGCAACGCCGATCAGAAAGGCCTGTCGCAGATTGCCGCTGAGGTGAAAGACCTCGCCGGCAAGGCCAAGAACAAAAAGCTGCAGCCCTCGGAGTGGGAAGGCAATACCTTCACCATTTCGAACCTGGGGATGTTCGGCATCGAGGAGTTCACGGCCATTATCAACCCGCCCGATGCGTGCATCCTGGCGGTGGGCGGCATCAAGCAAACGCCCGTGGTAAAGGATGGCCAAATCGTGGTGGGCAACATCATGAAAGTAACCCTCTCGTGCGACCACCGCGTGGTAGACGGTGCCAGCGGCGCTGCCTTCCTGCAAACGCTGAAAAGCCTGCTGGAAGACCCCATGCGCATGCTCATCTGAGGAAATAACGCTCACTTGTCATCCTGAGCCCAGCGAAGGACCTTATCACGTAAGGTCGTCATGCTGAGCTTGCCGAAGCATCTCTACGGATAGTAATCTACTATCTAACGAAGCGGTAGAGATGCTTCGGCAAGCTCAGCATGACGTTCTGAATGGTTGTTCAGACGTGAGAAGGTCCTTCGCAGTGCTCAGGATGACAGTTTTTAACTGACTTATGACCCGCATAAGATCAACTACCGTTCTGGGCATTCGGCACAACGGCGAAATTGCCGTAGGGGCTGATGGCCAGGCTACCATGGATAAGCACGTAGCCAAAAACAACGTGCGCAAAATCAGGCAGCTGCACGGCGGCAAAGTCGTGACGGGTTTTGCCGGCTCCACGGCCGATGCCTTTACGCTGCTGGAGCGCTTCGAGGAAAAGCTAGGTCAGTTTGGTGCCAACCTCAAGCGGGCAGCCATCGAGCTGGCCAAAGACTGGCGCAAAGACCAATACCTGCGCAAGCTGGAAGCCATGATGGTAGTGGCCGACAAGGACGAGCTGCTGATTGTAGCCGGCACCGGCGACGTGCTCGAGCCCGACTCCGATGTAGCCGCCATTGGCTCGGGCGCCATGTTTGCCCAGGCCGCCGCCCTAGCCCTCAAAAAGCACGCGCCGCACCTCACGGCCCGCCAGATGGTAGAAGAAGCCCTGCACATTGCGGCCGACATCTGCATCTACACCAATCACAATATCATCATCGAAGAACCGGCCCGCGGGTAGTCCTTACTGCTGCAAAAACTTTAGCCCGGCCATTGAACTACACCCAGGGGGGTAGCGTTAGGGGCCGGTGCTTCGGTTGAACTGCCGGAGGCACCCCGTACAACACACGCAAAATGAACGTAACCAACTTCCTCAAGCACCACTACCGCCACTTCAACGCTGCTGCCCTGATCGACGCAGCCGAAGGCTACAACAAGCACCTCGCCGAGGGTGGCAAGATGATGATTACCCTGGCCGGCGCCATGAGCACCGCCGAAATGGGCATTCAGCTGGCCGAACTGATTCGCCAGGATAAAGTGCATATCATCAGCTGCACGGGTGCCAACCTCGAGGAGGATATCTTCAACCTGGTAGCGCACGACTTTTACGAGCGCGTGCCGAACTACCGCGACCTCACGCCGGCCGACGAGCAAGCCCTGCTCGAGCGCCACATGAACCGCGTAACCGATACCTGCATTCCCGAGGAGGAAGCCATGCGCCGCCTCGAGCACTCGGTGCTGAAGTTCTGGGAACAGGCCGACAAGGCTGGGGAGCGTTACTTCCCGCACGAGTTCTTCTACCAAATCCTGAAGTCGGGCGAGCTGGAGCAGTACTACCAGATCGACCCCAAAGACTCGTGGATGCTGGCCGCGGCCGAGAAGAACCTGCCGATCATCTGCCCGGGCTGGGAAGACTCGACCCTCGGCAACATCTTCGCCGGTCACGTAATCTCGGGCGACATCAAGAACGTGCACACCGTGCGCACCGGCATCGAGTACATGATGTACCTGGCCGAGTGGTACACCAAAAACGCGCAAGAGGAAAGCACTGTGGGCTTCTTCCAGATCGGCGGCGGCATTGCCGGCGACTTCCCGATTTGCGTGGTGCCGATGCTACACCAGGATTTGCAGCGCACGGGTGTGCCGCTGTGGGGCTACTTCGCCCAAATCTCCGACTCCACCACCTCGTACGGTTCGTACTCGGGTGCCGTGCCGAACGAGAAAATCACTTGGGGCAAGCTGGGCCAGGACACCCCGAAGTTCATCATCGAATCGGATGCTACGATTGTGGCGCCGCTGATTTTTGCGATGGTACTGGGCCAGTAATTGGCTTAGTTAGCAATACAAAGCCCGCTGCGGATGCTTCCGCAGCGGGCTTTTTTGTGGTGCAAACGGTATGATTAGAGCGTGGTGGCGGACGCACTTCGCAGAGGCAGCTTGGGAGGCAAATAAACAGTTGCGGAGTGCTCTTTTGACTTGAACCAGCCGCGTTGGCCTAACCGCCTCGTTTCAACTTTCTGAACTCACCTGATCGGAGCCGCTTGCCCTGGATGTTGCCCGGAAGCCATCTTCTGCTGAAAGTCCTTAAGCAGGGAGGGGTCTTGGCGGATGAGCGAAAAAATGATGGCCGCATACACCAGTATAATGCTGATAAACAGGATGATCGTTTGCAGCACCACGGTGCCGATGCCGCGCACCCATTTATTTTTTAGGGGCATGCGGGCCGGTTCGAGCAACTGGCGGTACACCCACGCGGAGTAAGCCATGTGGGGTAGCATGCCCAGCATAATAAATTGCTGCAAAGCCGGGAAATACGGCGTCAGCAGCATCATCGGGAGCATCACCACGGAGGATATGATGGTAGTGGTGCCCGAAATGAACGCCTGAGCCAGCAGCATTTCGGCAAAATTGAACCGCGTTGGGCGCAACAGCCACATAGCCAGCAGCGCATTGGCAGGCAGGAGCACGACGTAGATCAGGGTAGGGTACTTGGAGTACAGTTGCAGGTAGCGCTCCATCGTCAGCTGCAACAGCCGCGGCATATCGGCCTGCTGGCTGGCGGTCATGGGGTTCATGCCTACCGCCGAGAGCAGCAACATGCTCACGGCCGTAACCAGGAGCAGGTAGGATATGGGCCGGAAGTGCTGAGCCCGCCGGCCGGCCATGTACTCGTGCAAGGTGGCGCCGGGCCGCGTCAGCAGCTGCCGTAAGGTGTAGCCAATGCCCTTGTCGACGTGCCAGATGGAGTGCGGCAAATCGTGGAACAACAGGAAGCGCAGCGTAAAGCGGTGCGTGTGGTGCGCATCTTGTCCGCAATGGGCGCAATACTGATCGGTAAGCGTGGTGCCGCAGTTGAGGCAGGCCGCGGCGTGGGGCGGCGCTTCGTCGGGGCCGACGGCTGCCAGGCTTGGGGCAGGCGCTAAGTTAGCGGTGGTGTTCATGGCAGTTGGTGTGGTGCTTAAGCCTGAATAATAGCAAATTACCCGACACTTGAAAGCTCGCCCGAACGCCGGCCTAGGTGGTACGTAAGCAAAGCATCGTCACCACCATCCGAAGGAGCTATATGAAAACATCTATCCGATGCTTGCAGGCCGTTGCGGCCGCTTTGCCCTTGCTGCTCAGTGCCTGCGGCGACCAAAACACCAAGTCGCCGGTGCAGGCGCCGGGCGCCGAGAAATCGGTGAAAACCAAAGTGCTGGAGGCCGGCGCCGACGTGCTGCAGGGCAAAGCCCCGCTGCGCCAGCTGGATATGTACCTCGACGGCTTTCACTTTTACAGCGGCCGCATGAACGAGCAGATGGAGGCGCACCACTTCTGCCAGAAGCTAAACGAAGACGTGACGCAGTGCGTGATTTACGACGGCAACGAAGCCGGCGCCAAAATCATGGGCATCGAGTACATTATTTCGGGGCGCTTGTTCGAGAGGCTGCCGGCCGAGGAAAAGAAACTGTGGCACAGCCACAGCTACGAGGTGAAATCGGGCACGCTGGTGGCGCCGGGCATACCCGAAGTAGCCGAGCACGAGCTGATGGAGCAGATTGTGAGCACCTACGGCAAAACCCTGCACACCTGGCATACCGATAAAGACAAGGAACTGCCCTACGGCGGCCCGCAGCTGATGATGGGCTTTACCCAGGACGGCCAGGCCGACACCGCCATGATTGCCCGCCGCGACCAGCGCCTAGGTGTGTCGAGCAAGGAGAACCGCAGGCGGCGCGCCGACATTGTGGCCCCGCCCGTGCTGCCCGGCGCCAACGCCTGGGAGAAAGGCGAGGTGCGCCAGTTCAGCATCAGCAACCAAGCCGGCAGCCACAGCCACTAACCGAACGACAAACTCCCCTCCTCAGCTGAGGAGGGGACGCGGCGGTTTACCGCCGCTGGGGTGGTTGACAATCGTTGCTGACGCCCGCGCCATCCGCCTGCCAGGCCTGCCACCCGCCCCACCTGCTTAAACCACCTAGGGCCCCGAAGCACAAGCGCCTGCCCCAGTAGCTGGAGCAGGCGCGTGGTGTTGAAGCTGACCTAGGGCCGGAACCTAGAAGCGGAACAGCGGGCGGGCCGGGTTCCAGATGCCCCACGGAATCATGAGCAGCACCAGCAGCAAGGCGATGCCGAAGTAAATGGCGGCGCGGCGGTGCTTGGTCACGTCGTCGGCGGGCTTTTTGGAAAGCGAGCGGCCGATTTGGGCAAACACCACGGCCAAAATCATGGTGGTAATGTGCTCCACGCCCCAGAAGCGGGCGGCGGGGTCTTTCATTACGGCGCCCATGCCACCGGCGGCTTCCATGCCTTTTACGCCGAAGGGGCTGAGGGCAAAGTACAGAATCAGGCCGAGCAGCAGCTGCAGGTGCATCGAGCCCACAAACGAGGCGCCCATGCCGTTGTCGGCACCGGTGTAGGGCTTGCGGCCCAGCCAACCCGAAAGGGCACGGAACAGCGCAATCAGACCAAAAATCAGCACTAGCCAGCGCGACCAGGAGTGCAGCAGCAGTACAATGGAGTAGGCGGACGTCATAGGTAGCAGGTTGGTGAGGCGGTAAAGGTAAGGAGTACTTGGTATTGCGTATTGGGTATAGAGACAAGAGAAAAAGTGCGTAGTGGCGCAACCCGGGCCCTAGGTCGGCCATACGCAGCTAACAGCTAACAGCTAACAGCTAACAGCTAACAGCTAACAGCTAACAGCTAACAGCTAACAGCTAACAGCTAACAGCTAACAGCTAACAGCTAACAGCTAACAGCTAACAGCTAACAGCTAACAGCTAACAGCTAACCTTCCAGCGGATACACTTCCTCGGGAATAAACTGCTCGCCTTCTTGCCGCAAAATGGCCAGGTTGCTGATGCGCAGCTTCAGGTTGTAGGTTTGCTCGTTGAGGTACTGCAGCACGGGGCCCAGCAGCTCGGGGGTAGTATCGTGCAGGGCCAGCGAAATGTGCGGCAGCCACAGCTCGGGCGTGCTGAATTTGTCGGTGCGCTGGCAGAGCGGGGCAGTGGCGGCCAGCAGGCGGGTGTGCAGGCGGTTGAGCTCCTCGGAGCGCAGCACCGGGATGTAGATAACCGGATTGGGCCCCGGAAATAGCCCCAGGCCCGTGGTAAAAGCTTCGAAGGGCGGGGTGGTGGCGGCTACGTCTTCGAGCACCCGCTTTAAGGACTCGTGCTGGCTTACGCCGGCCAGCAGGTAGGTAATGTGCGGGTCGGGGGTGTCCTGCACGTCGTCGAGGCCGAACTCATCTTCCAGGCTCTGAATGATGCCGTTGATCAGGGACGCGTTCTGCGGATTGAGCAGGGAAGTAATTGCTAGCATATGCCGGGCTTAAACTGCCGATTGGCCCCGAAGGTTAAGGCCGGGATTGGCTTGCCGGCGCATGGCGGCGTTGAATTGCTCGCTTTGCCCGCGCGGAATACTGAGGGTTTGCCACGCTTCGCCCCGTATTTGCTTAGCCAATTGCACCAGCTGCCCGGTGTGGTAGGCGTAGTGGGTTGCTTGCCGCTGCAGCGCACCCAGGGCCGTGTAGGGCTCCTGCCTGATGTACACCGTGCGCAGCCAATCGGCGGGGTGCTGCTCCAGGTGCTCGAGCACGGCCCACAAAACCGGCCATGCCTGCTGCCACTGCTGTTGTAGCTCGGCCACGGCCGCGGGCGAGGTTGGCTCCTCGAATTCCTGGTCGCGGTGGCGGTCGGGTTTTTCGCCGTCGGAGGTCCAGAAGTCGGTAAAGCGCGAGCGAAGGTTGCCCACCAGGTGCTGTACCAGCACGGCCGCGCTGTTGGCCTCGGGGCCGG
The sequence above is drawn from the Hymenobacter sp. YIM 151858-1 genome and encodes:
- a CDS encoding pyruvate dehydrogenase complex dihydrolipoamide acetyltransferase, with translation MAEIIKMPKMSDTMTEGVIAAWLKKVGDKVKSGDILAEVETDKATMELENYEDGTLLYIGPKEKEAVPVDGVLAIVGKEGEDISGLLSQIGGNGGAASQPAPAPAPAPAAAPAPAPATQAAAPAPAAATATAKPAAGNGKKATVVRMPKMSDTMTEGVIASWLKKVGDKVKSGDILAEVETDKATMELENYEDGTLLYIGPKDGESVPVDGVLAIIGEEGADVDALLGGGSGGSQPQGGFTPTAAGEGEQADAKANSELEDAKTDRDIQARAEATGQSSGGVAVPAGSQGQAASQGAPQGGRVFVSPLAKRIAQEKGIDLSTVKGSGENGRIVSRDLENVQPGAQPQAAPAPQAAPAAAPAPAAQAAPAAAPAPAAPAAAEGTYTETPVTQMRKVIARRLAESKFSAPHFYLTMEISMDKAIEARQRLNELSPVKLSFNDMVIKASAVALKQHPTINSSWLGDKIRQNKVYNIGVAVAVDEGLLVPVIRNADQKGLSQIAAEVKDLAGKAKNKKLQPSEWEGNTFTISNLGMFGIEEFTAIINPPDACILAVGGIKQTPVVKDGQIVVGNIMKVTLSCDHRVVDGASGAAFLQTLKSLLEDPMRMLI
- the hslV gene encoding ATP-dependent protease subunit HslV produces the protein MTRIRSTTVLGIRHNGEIAVGADGQATMDKHVAKNNVRKIRQLHGGKVVTGFAGSTADAFTLLERFEEKLGQFGANLKRAAIELAKDWRKDQYLRKLEAMMVVADKDELLIVAGTGDVLEPDSDVAAIGSGAMFAQAAALALKKHAPHLTARQMVEEALHIAADICIYTNHNIIIEEPARG
- a CDS encoding deoxyhypusine synthase family protein; amino-acid sequence: MNVTNFLKHHYRHFNAAALIDAAEGYNKHLAEGGKMMITLAGAMSTAEMGIQLAELIRQDKVHIISCTGANLEEDIFNLVAHDFYERVPNYRDLTPADEQALLERHMNRVTDTCIPEEEAMRRLEHSVLKFWEQADKAGERYFPHEFFYQILKSGELEQYYQIDPKDSWMLAAAEKNLPIICPGWEDSTLGNIFAGHVISGDIKNVHTVRTGIEYMMYLAEWYTKNAQEESTVGFFQIGGGIAGDFPICVVPMLHQDLQRTGVPLWGYFAQISDSTTSYGSYSGAVPNEKITWGKLGQDTPKFIIESDATIVAPLIFAMVLGQ
- a CDS encoding DUF3667 domain-containing protein — protein: MNTTANLAPAPSLAAVGPDEAPPHAAACLNCGTTLTDQYCAHCGQDAHHTHRFTLRFLLFHDLPHSIWHVDKGIGYTLRQLLTRPGATLHEYMAGRRAQHFRPISYLLLVTAVSMLLLSAVGMNPMTASQQADMPRLLQLTMERYLQLYSKYPTLIYVVLLPANALLAMWLLRPTRFNFAEMLLAQAFISGTTTIISSVVMLPMMLLTPYFPALQQFIMLGMLPHMAYSAWVYRQLLEPARMPLKNKWVRGIGTVVLQTIILFISIILVYAAIIFSLIRQDPSLLKDFQQKMASGQHPGQAAPIR
- a CDS encoding OBAP family protein; amino-acid sequence: MKTSIRCLQAVAAALPLLLSACGDQNTKSPVQAPGAEKSVKTKVLEAGADVLQGKAPLRQLDMYLDGFHFYSGRMNEQMEAHHFCQKLNEDVTQCVIYDGNEAGAKIMGIEYIISGRLFERLPAEEKKLWHSHSYEVKSGTLVAPGIPEVAEHELMEQIVSTYGKTLHTWHTDKDKELPYGGPQLMMGFTQDGQADTAMIARRDQRLGVSSKENRRRRADIVAPPVLPGANAWEKGEVRQFSISNQAGSHSH
- a CDS encoding 2'-5' RNA ligase family protein; this encodes MLAITSLLNPQNASLINGIIQSLEDEFGLDDVQDTPDPHITYLLAGVSQHESLKRVLEDVAATTPPFEAFTTGLGLFPGPNPVIYIPVLRSEELNRLHTRLLAATAPLCQRTDKFSTPELWLPHISLALHDTTPELLGPVLQYLNEQTYNLKLRISNLAILRQEGEQFIPEEVYPLEG
- a CDS encoding DUF1572 domain-containing protein, giving the protein MSAPDALAAGLLAAVRHSFQQYQALADKALAQLTPEQWLWRPGPEANSAAVLVQHLVGNLRSRFTDFWTSDGEKPDRHRDQEFEEPTSPAAVAELQQQWQQAWPVLWAVLEHLEQHPADWLRTVYIRQEPYTALGALQRQATHYAYHTGQLVQLAKQIRGEAWQTLSIPRGQSEQFNAAMRRQANPGLNLRGQSAV